A part of Gemmatimonas groenlandica genomic DNA contains:
- a CDS encoding lamin tail domain-containing protein, producing MSALHRLRRAIAPLIVAFGVAACTDPSEPPQLTQMTLSMPSTTVVTGQAVAVTPLPIDQFGVSMPPATIDWSSTAPSIATVSAAGVVTGVAPGSAAVVATSGGLTTQLTITVVGATLSSLTITIPSLTLMQGQTAAATANGLDQLSRPLASGRVTWVSGSPTVATVDSLGNVRAVAPGTSTLTATVGTISAQRTITVTALPAIRITEVESNGGTPGDWTELFNPTATAVDISGWSFKDNDNTRTFAFPAGTLIPAGGYYVVEEAAFGFGLGAADEARLFSQYGVLVDSYAWTAHAATTYGRCPSVTGAVVTTAESTKGAANDCRVLVVVNEVESNGGTPGDWIELYNRGTTVVNLSGFVVKDNDDSRTTTLPAGTTIAAGGFLVIEEAQLGFGLGAADAARLFDPSGTLVDSYTWTAHATTTFGRCPDGTGPFSTTAFATKSAANDCRSAVRINEVESNGGTPGDWIELYNAGSTAVDLSNFLVKDNDDTRTTRLPAGATIAPGGYYVIEEDVLGFGLGAGDAARIFDANGTLLDSYTWTAHATITYGRCPNGTGDFADATASTKGAANSCTPVTGPTTSPWPGSDDVQTVDGTAVFGGNLSGLTYEAAGGGQPAVLWAARNGPGSIFRLVFSGGIWTPDATNGWSAGKLLRYPDGLGEPDAEGITLVAGAAGGGVYVASERNNSANSVSRNSILRFDATAAGSTLTATHEWNLTADLPAVGANLGIEAITWIPDSMLVANGFYDESKARAYAPADYASHGTGLFFVGVEANGTIYAYALNHATNSATRVATIVTGFPGVMGMEYDRDTGYLWATCDDGCGNTTGVLQIDVSVASPTRGRFLAPRRYARPSTLPNINNEGFAFAPQSSCVAGRKSVFWADDSETAGHSIRSATIPCATFPRAPINFMRTRGPMP from the coding sequence ATGTCCGCTCTCCATCGCCTGCGGCGCGCCATCGCGCCGCTGATCGTCGCGTTCGGCGTTGCTGCCTGCACCGATCCCAGCGAACCGCCGCAGCTCACACAGATGACGCTGTCGATGCCGTCCACGACGGTGGTGACCGGTCAAGCGGTCGCGGTCACGCCGCTGCCGATCGATCAGTTCGGGGTGAGCATGCCACCGGCGACCATTGACTGGAGTTCGACGGCACCCTCCATCGCGACGGTGTCGGCGGCTGGCGTCGTGACCGGTGTCGCGCCTGGATCGGCCGCCGTGGTCGCGACGTCGGGTGGGCTCACGACGCAGCTCACGATCACCGTGGTCGGCGCCACGTTGTCGTCGCTCACCATTACGATCCCATCGCTCACCTTGATGCAGGGACAGACGGCGGCCGCCACCGCGAACGGACTCGACCAGCTGAGTCGCCCGCTGGCCAGCGGGCGGGTAACGTGGGTGAGTGGGTCGCCCACCGTCGCCACCGTGGACAGCCTCGGCAATGTCCGCGCAGTCGCGCCCGGCACGTCGACGCTCACGGCAACGGTCGGCACCATTTCGGCGCAGCGCACGATCACGGTGACGGCGCTGCCAGCGATCCGCATTACGGAAGTCGAATCGAACGGCGGTACACCCGGCGATTGGACGGAGCTGTTCAATCCCACGGCCACGGCCGTTGACATCTCCGGCTGGAGCTTCAAAGACAACGACAACACGCGGACGTTCGCGTTTCCCGCAGGCACCCTGATTCCGGCGGGCGGCTACTACGTCGTGGAGGAAGCAGCGTTCGGCTTCGGACTCGGCGCCGCCGACGAAGCGCGGCTGTTCAGCCAGTACGGCGTGTTGGTGGACAGCTACGCGTGGACCGCGCACGCCGCCACCACGTACGGACGCTGCCCGAGCGTGACCGGTGCGGTCGTGACGACCGCCGAGTCGACGAAGGGCGCAGCGAACGATTGCCGCGTGTTGGTGGTCGTGAATGAAGTCGAGTCGAACGGCGGCACGCCGGGCGACTGGATCGAGTTGTACAATCGCGGTACCACCGTCGTGAACCTTTCCGGGTTCGTGGTCAAGGACAACGACGATTCGCGCACGACCACACTGCCCGCCGGCACGACCATCGCCGCTGGCGGATTCCTGGTCATCGAAGAAGCGCAACTCGGCTTCGGACTCGGTGCGGCCGACGCGGCGCGTCTCTTCGATCCGTCAGGTACGCTGGTGGACTCGTACACGTGGACGGCACACGCCACGACCACGTTCGGCCGTTGCCCGGACGGTACCGGCCCGTTCTCAACGACGGCCTTCGCCACTAAGTCGGCGGCAAACGACTGTCGGTCGGCCGTCCGTATCAACGAAGTGGAATCGAACGGCGGCACGCCGGGTGACTGGATCGAGTTGTACAACGCTGGCAGCACGGCGGTCGACCTGTCGAACTTCCTCGTGAAGGACAACGACGACACGCGCACCACGCGACTCCCCGCCGGCGCGACGATCGCGCCGGGCGGATACTACGTAATCGAGGAAGACGTACTCGGCTTCGGGCTCGGCGCGGGTGACGCGGCGCGCATCTTCGACGCCAACGGCACGCTGCTCGATTCGTACACGTGGACGGCGCACGCGACAATCACCTACGGTCGCTGTCCGAATGGCACGGGCGACTTCGCCGACGCGACGGCATCCACCAAGGGCGCTGCCAACAGCTGCACGCCGGTGACGGGGCCCACCACCTCGCCGTGGCCGGGAAGCGATGACGTGCAGACCGTGGATGGAACCGCAGTGTTCGGCGGCAATCTGAGTGGACTCACGTACGAGGCTGCCGGCGGCGGTCAGCCCGCCGTGCTATGGGCCGCCCGCAACGGACCGGGATCGATCTTCCGACTCGTGTTCAGCGGCGGGATCTGGACGCCGGATGCCACGAATGGTTGGAGCGCCGGCAAGCTGCTGCGCTATCCCGACGGACTTGGAGAGCCCGACGCCGAAGGGATTACGCTCGTGGCGGGTGCCGCTGGCGGTGGCGTGTACGTGGCGTCTGAGCGCAACAACAGCGCGAATTCGGTGAGTCGGAACAGCATTCTGCGATTCGATGCGACGGCCGCGGGCAGCACGCTCACGGCGACGCACGAATGGAACCTCACGGCCGATCTGCCGGCCGTCGGCGCGAACCTCGGTATTGAGGCGATCACCTGGATTCCCGACAGCATGCTGGTGGCCAACGGCTTCTACGACGAATCGAAAGCGCGCGCGTACGCACCCGCGGACTACGCGAGTCACGGTACCGGCCTCTTCTTCGTGGGCGTCGAGGCCAACGGCACGATCTACGCTTATGCGCTGAACCACGCCACGAACAGTGCCACACGCGTGGCGACGATCGTGACCGGCTTCCCCGGCGTCATGGGTATGGAGTACGATCGCGACACCGGCTATCTGTGGGCGACCTGCGATGACGGTTGTGGCAACACCACCGGCGTGCTGCAGATCGACGTGAGCGTCGCATCACCCACTCGTGGACGTTTCCTCGCGCCGCGGCGCTATGCCCGTCCGTCGACGCTGCCGAACATCAACAACGAAGGTTTCGCCTTCGCGCCGCAGTCGTCATGTGTCGCGGGACGGAAGTCGGTCTTCTGGGCCGACGACAGCGAAACGGCTGGCCATTCGATTCGCAGCGCCACGATCCCGTGCGCGACCTTCCCGCGCGCCCCGATTAACTTCATGCGGACGCGTGGCCCAATGCCCTGA
- a CDS encoding Gfo/Idh/MocA family protein, translated as MTNVRIGVIGCGAIATAVHLPTLVGLRGVSVVSVADPALAAREAAQRIVVGARAFDSAQELLDAGGLDAVVLAMPSPLHASTAIAAFAAGYHVYVEKPVATTVADAQALLASWQRAQRVGVVGFNYRQHPLVQQAHALLRTDAIGEVVALQTNFTSRPDTVPVWKQQSSGGALFDKGAHHIDIAAYLLGAYPEAVSSRVMSRRTAGDTATLECLFPNGVTMQSTFSFDATADDRVTVVGRDGRLSFDRLAGLSVERSRSAAERSAVSRARTAVSSLLREPFARSRLLRADAEPSFRRALCAFSEAVRAWPTPVTTLPTLADGVRCVAVLLAAAEAAEQGTRVPVRDLVRDSVRESVRDA; from the coding sequence GTGACAAACGTACGAATCGGTGTGATCGGCTGCGGTGCCATCGCCACGGCGGTGCACCTGCCCACCCTTGTGGGCTTGCGCGGGGTTTCGGTGGTGAGCGTCGCCGATCCCGCGCTCGCGGCCCGGGAGGCGGCACAGCGCATTGTCGTTGGTGCGCGCGCCTTCGACTCGGCGCAGGAGTTGCTCGACGCGGGCGGACTGGACGCGGTCGTGCTGGCGATGCCGTCACCGTTGCATGCCTCGACGGCCATCGCGGCGTTCGCGGCCGGATATCACGTGTATGTCGAGAAGCCAGTAGCCACCACCGTTGCCGACGCGCAGGCCCTGCTCGCCAGCTGGCAGCGCGCGCAGCGCGTGGGCGTGGTGGGGTTCAACTACCGGCAGCATCCGCTCGTGCAGCAAGCGCACGCGCTGCTGCGTACGGACGCGATCGGCGAGGTGGTGGCGCTGCAGACCAACTTCACGTCACGTCCCGACACGGTCCCCGTGTGGAAGCAGCAGTCGAGCGGCGGTGCGCTCTTCGACAAGGGGGCGCATCACATCGACATCGCGGCCTACCTACTCGGCGCCTATCCCGAGGCCGTGTCGTCGCGCGTCATGTCGCGCCGCACGGCGGGTGATACCGCAACGCTCGAGTGTCTGTTTCCGAACGGCGTCACAATGCAGAGCACGTTCTCGTTCGATGCGACGGCAGACGACCGCGTCACGGTGGTCGGTCGCGACGGCCGTCTCTCGTTTGATCGGCTCGCAGGACTGTCGGTGGAACGCTCACGTAGCGCGGCCGAGCGCAGCGCCGTCTCCCGTGCGCGGACCGCGGTGTCGTCACTGCTGCGCGAACCATTTGCGCGCTCGCGTTTGCTGCGCGCCGACGCGGAACCATCGTTTCGTCGCGCGCTGTGTGCATTCTCGGAGGCGGTGCGCGCGTGGCCCACGCCCGTGACGACGTTGCCGACGCTGGCCGACGGTGTGCGTTGCGTGGCGGTATTGCTGGCGGCCGCCGAGGCGGCGGAGCAGGGCACTCGGGTTCCGGTGCGTGATCTCGTGCGCGACAGTGTGCGCGAGAGTGTGCGCGATGCCTGA
- a CDS encoding TerB family tellurite resistance protein, with protein MTTEELETIIALATLASISDGLQDEAEQARVVEVARSLGLLAPETVIAQAMSGALTITTLAARLESPEAKRLAHDTATAVCHANGWINPSEGKFLHDLADALQLDTSANDDVIADINRAVGDHPVLSATPSLGVPVIPDATSDTATVAAAAAQLDEHILDQALLTASLELLPDRLANLGILPLQLRLVHHIGQRHGQQLDTQQVTDLVATFGLGAAAQVLEKVVRRAFGGIAGGLLGGLLGGGAGIASGAAVTFASTYALGHAADQYYAQGRSLSSTDLKALFTKFRADAVTIFPRVESRVSELARGKSLDGLLRTVTR; from the coding sequence GTGACGACCGAAGAACTCGAAACCATCATCGCTCTGGCCACGCTGGCCTCCATCTCCGATGGACTACAGGACGAGGCAGAACAGGCCCGCGTCGTCGAGGTGGCACGGAGCCTCGGTCTGCTCGCCCCCGAAACAGTGATCGCGCAGGCGATGAGCGGTGCGCTCACGATTACCACACTGGCCGCTCGACTGGAGTCGCCAGAGGCGAAACGCCTGGCCCATGACACGGCGACCGCGGTGTGCCACGCCAACGGCTGGATCAATCCGAGCGAGGGAAAGTTTCTGCACGATCTCGCCGACGCCCTGCAGCTCGACACATCGGCCAACGACGACGTGATCGCCGACATCAATCGCGCGGTCGGTGATCACCCGGTGCTGTCGGCCACGCCATCGCTGGGCGTGCCGGTCATCCCGGATGCTACATCAGATACCGCGACCGTCGCGGCGGCGGCGGCGCAACTCGACGAGCACATCCTCGATCAGGCATTGCTCACGGCATCGCTCGAACTTCTTCCGGATCGCCTGGCCAATCTCGGCATTCTGCCGCTGCAGCTCCGCTTGGTGCATCACATCGGTCAGCGTCACGGGCAGCAGCTCGACACGCAGCAGGTGACGGATCTCGTGGCGACCTTCGGATTGGGTGCTGCGGCGCAGGTACTCGAAAAGGTGGTGCGTCGCGCCTTCGGCGGCATCGCCGGTGGCCTGCTTGGCGGGCTGTTGGGCGGAGGCGCCGGTATCGCCAGTGGCGCCGCGGTGACTTTCGCCAGCACCTATGCGCTCGGGCATGCCGCCGACCAGTACTACGCGCAGGGGCGCTCGCTGTCGTCAACGGATCTCAAGGCGCTCTTCACGAAGTTTCGCGCGGACGCCGTCACCATATTCCCGCGCGTCGAGTCGCGCGTGAGCGAGCTTGCCCGCGGAAAATCGCTGGACGGATTGTTGCGGACCGTGACCCGCTGA
- a CDS encoding YidB family protein — MGLFDGALGDMAGSLLGGKAGGVEQILGGLLGNTTAPGGTSSTALLKMAMTLVQQNGGVGGLVQKLQSGGLGEIVSSWVSTGTNRSVTPAQLEQALGGAAVTQAAATAGVDPSQAMGGLAAMLPQLVDKLTPDGDVTPGSNAMLTQVMGMLQGK; from the coding sequence ATGGGATTGTTTGACGGAGCGTTGGGCGACATGGCTGGTTCGCTGCTGGGCGGCAAGGCTGGTGGCGTTGAGCAAATCCTCGGCGGACTGCTGGGAAACACGACGGCGCCGGGCGGCACGTCCTCGACGGCGCTGTTGAAAATGGCGATGACGCTCGTGCAGCAGAACGGTGGTGTCGGTGGACTCGTGCAGAAGCTGCAGAGCGGTGGGTTGGGCGAGATCGTATCCTCGTGGGTGAGTACGGGGACGAACCGTTCCGTTACGCCGGCGCAGCTCGAACAGGCGCTCGGTGGTGCCGCCGTCACGCAGGCCGCCGCGACGGCGGGCGTCGATCCGTCGCAGGCGATGGGCGGGCTCGCCGCCATGCTGCCGCAGTTGGTCGATAAGCTCACGCCCGACGGCGACGTCACGCCCGGCAGCAACGCGATGCTCACGCAGGTGATGGGTATGCTGCAGGGGAAATAA
- a CDS encoding CehA/McbA family metallohydrolase — translation MTSFPMRRAIALALVLSGLARAAAAQPARFLVPAAAPGTRWLKGNTHTHTTNSDGDTAPEEVARWYKNRKYDFLVLSDHNVFTDPATLTSLMDSTFLLIPGEEVTTGFQKAAVHVNALGITRVIAAPRDSTLFGTVQKAVDAIRAEGAVPHINHPNFLWSIDTATLFRVKNDRLLEIFNGHPTVHNIGGGDWPGMEDAWDALLTRGKRIYGIAVDDAHHFQGEFAKARANPGRGWVVVRARSRDAREIVTALDDGRFYASAGPVVDAITVTESALSITIARTGDFKYTTQFVGANGEILATDKSLTPSYRLRGTETYVRARVVDSSGATAWIQPVFTTRYRERAAP, via the coding sequence ATGACTTCATTCCCGATGCGGCGCGCGATCGCGCTCGCGCTCGTACTCTCCGGCCTCGCGCGCGCGGCCGCCGCGCAGCCGGCGCGCTTTCTCGTCCCGGCGGCGGCCCCCGGGACACGCTGGCTCAAAGGCAACACCCATACGCACACCACCAACTCCGACGGTGATACGGCGCCTGAGGAAGTCGCTCGTTGGTACAAGAACCGGAAGTACGACTTTCTCGTGCTCTCCGATCACAATGTCTTCACCGATCCGGCCACGCTGACGTCGTTGATGGACTCGACGTTTCTGCTGATCCCCGGCGAAGAAGTCACGACCGGCTTTCAGAAGGCGGCGGTCCATGTGAATGCGTTGGGCATTACTCGCGTCATCGCCGCGCCGCGCGACAGCACGCTCTTCGGCACCGTGCAGAAAGCCGTCGACGCCATTCGCGCCGAGGGCGCCGTGCCGCACATCAACCATCCGAATTTTCTCTGGAGCATCGACACGGCCACGCTCTTCCGCGTGAAAAACGACCGGCTGCTCGAGATCTTCAACGGGCACCCCACCGTGCACAACATCGGCGGTGGAGACTGGCCCGGCATGGAAGACGCGTGGGACGCGCTGCTCACCCGCGGCAAGAGGATCTACGGGATCGCGGTCGACGACGCGCACCACTTCCAGGGCGAGTTCGCGAAGGCACGCGCCAACCCCGGGCGCGGCTGGGTCGTGGTACGGGCCCGCTCGCGCGACGCACGGGAGATCGTGACCGCCCTCGACGACGGCCGCTTTTACGCGAGCGCCGGACCGGTGGTCGACGCCATCACGGTGACCGAATCTGCCTTGTCGATCACCATCGCCCGGACCGGCGACTTCAAGTACACCACGCAGTTCGTGGGCGCGAACGGCGAGATCCTCGCCACCGACAAGTCACTCACGCCCTCCTACCGCCTCCGGGGCACCGAGACGTACGTGCGGGCGCGCGTGGTCGATTCCAGTGGCGCGACGGCCTGGATCCAGCCGGTCTTCACCACCCGATACCGGGAGCGCGCGGCGCCGTAA
- a CDS encoding S9 family peptidase, whose protein sequence is MALAAASAASGSVAQAQLGPQSTQADEGRANKGNWTLANRFSTAALRAISYTQAVQPRFLGQTDSMYYNWKDRNGNRFMLFVPSPTGGTKRLLFDPAKLAEQLTMLSKKPYDATNLPFQTITFLKSHKAFRFTVDTVRYEWTLATETLKSNGRVVRNAPTPVDEEVNTQGGGGPGGGGARGEFRNYNKDSSAFVFARMHNLYIVEKSSNDTVQISTDGAMDYSFGYRDTTENARQLAALAGGGQQTDGEQDDTDDANNRDQRIRPNVSWSPDGKSFAFVRRDQRKVKELFLVNVLAQPRPVLIHYKYTMPGEEDVTRSELWTYRRGDKAVKQINVAKWKDQSLMNVHWPVNGDKVRVVRRDRPQRAVDFIEVDVATGAIKSLLADAIEGAALEPKNIAYLKQGGDFLWWSQKTGWGMYYVYGFDGGEKRPLTTGQWNANSIVKIDSTTQQVWVSGQGREAGEQLYQTHLYRVNGDGTGFTLLDAGNAHHATTLGENGTPSVVSPTKRYIYDSFSRMDMPFKSVLRDGATGRILSTLEEMDLTKLKELGFKNAETFSVKAADGVTELYGNMWKPFDFDSTKKYPIITYVYPGPQTEGMTTGFSVRGPLMQLAQLGFIVIEVGHRGGSPLRSLAYHRYGYGNMRDYALADKKYAIEQLGARHKFIDLDKVGIFGHSGGGFMTAAALLLPPYNEFFKVGWSESGNHDNNIYNQNWSEWNHGVKVIAKADSAAGAVRAGGTGAARRGGPAANAAAREVVQDSTNADKIKFDIRVPTNDELAGNLKGNLALATGDLDNNVHPGGTIRLANALIKANKRFDFFIYPGEPHGYRGTGPYNQRMLMEYFAEHLLGDYYRGNGEIK, encoded by the coding sequence TTGGCTTTGGCTGCCGCCAGCGCCGCCAGCGGAAGTGTCGCGCAGGCGCAGCTTGGCCCCCAGTCGACCCAGGCCGACGAAGGTCGCGCCAATAAGGGCAACTGGACACTCGCCAATCGCTTCAGCACCGCCGCGCTCCGCGCCATCTCGTACACCCAGGCCGTCCAGCCCCGCTTCCTCGGGCAGACTGACTCGATGTACTACAACTGGAAGGACCGGAACGGCAATCGCTTCATGCTCTTCGTGCCGTCGCCGACGGGCGGCACCAAGCGTCTGCTGTTCGATCCGGCCAAGCTGGCCGAACAGCTCACGATGCTCAGCAAGAAGCCGTATGATGCCACCAATCTGCCCTTCCAGACCATCACGTTCCTCAAGAGCCACAAGGCGTTCCGCTTCACGGTGGACACCGTGCGCTACGAGTGGACGCTGGCCACGGAGACGCTCAAGTCGAACGGCCGCGTGGTGCGCAACGCGCCGACGCCGGTTGACGAAGAGGTCAACACGCAGGGCGGTGGTGGCCCGGGCGGCGGCGGGGCCCGCGGCGAGTTCCGCAACTACAACAAGGACAGCTCGGCGTTCGTGTTCGCGCGCATGCACAATCTCTACATCGTGGAGAAAAGCAGCAACGACACGGTGCAGATCAGCACCGACGGCGCCATGGACTACTCGTTCGGCTACCGTGACACCACGGAGAACGCGCGCCAGCTCGCCGCCCTCGCCGGCGGCGGACAGCAGACCGACGGGGAGCAGGACGACACCGACGACGCCAACAACCGCGATCAGCGCATCCGCCCGAATGTCTCGTGGTCGCCGGACGGCAAGTCCTTCGCCTTCGTGCGCCGCGATCAGCGCAAGGTGAAGGAGCTGTTCCTCGTGAACGTGCTCGCGCAGCCGCGTCCAGTGCTGATCCACTACAAGTACACGATGCCGGGCGAAGAAGACGTCACGCGTAGTGAACTCTGGACGTACCGTCGCGGCGACAAGGCCGTGAAGCAGATCAACGTGGCGAAGTGGAAGGACCAGTCGCTCATGAATGTGCACTGGCCCGTGAACGGTGATAAAGTGCGCGTCGTGCGTCGCGACCGTCCGCAGCGCGCCGTCGACTTCATCGAAGTGGACGTCGCCACCGGCGCCATCAAGTCATTGCTCGCCGATGCCATCGAAGGCGCCGCGCTCGAGCCCAAGAACATCGCCTACCTCAAGCAGGGCGGTGATTTCCTCTGGTGGTCGCAGAAGACCGGCTGGGGCATGTACTACGTGTACGGCTTCGACGGCGGCGAGAAGCGCCCGCTCACCACGGGACAGTGGAACGCCAACAGCATCGTCAAGATCGATTCCACGACGCAGCAGGTGTGGGTGTCGGGCCAGGGCCGTGAAGCGGGTGAACAGCTCTACCAGACGCACCTCTATCGCGTGAACGGCGACGGCACCGGCTTCACGCTGCTCGACGCGGGCAATGCGCACCATGCCACGACCCTCGGTGAGAACGGCACGCCCAGTGTGGTGTCGCCCACCAAGCGCTACATCTACGACTCGTTCTCGCGCATGGACATGCCGTTCAAGTCGGTGCTGCGTGACGGGGCCACGGGCCGTATCCTCAGCACGCTCGAGGAGATGGATCTCACGAAGCTGAAGGAACTCGGCTTCAAGAACGCCGAGACGTTTTCGGTGAAAGCCGCTGACGGCGTCACAGAACTGTACGGCAACATGTGGAAGCCGTTCGACTTCGACAGCACGAAGAAGTATCCGATCATCACCTACGTGTACCCGGGCCCGCAGACCGAAGGCATGACCACGGGCTTCAGCGTGCGTGGCCCGCTCATGCAGCTCGCGCAGCTCGGCTTCATCGTGATCGAAGTTGGTCATCGCGGCGGCAGCCCGCTCCGCTCGCTCGCCTACCATCGCTACGGCTACGGCAACATGCGCGACTATGCGCTGGCCGACAAGAAGTACGCGATCGAGCAGCTCGGTGCGCGCCACAAGTTCATCGATCTCGACAAGGTCGGCATCTTCGGCCACTCCGGTGGTGGCTTCATGACGGCCGCCGCCCTGCTCCTCCCGCCGTACAACGAATTCTTCAAGGTGGGCTGGTCGGAATCGGGCAATCACGACAACAACATCTACAACCAGAACTGGAGCGAGTGGAACCACGGCGTGAAGGTCATCGCCAAGGCCGATAGCGCCGCCGGTGCGGTGCGTGCCGGTGGTACCGGCGCGGCGCGGCGCGGTGGACCGGCAGCGAACGCCGCTGCGCGCGAAGTGGTGCAGGACTCCACGAACGCCGACAAGATCAAGTTCGACATCCGCGTGCCTACCAACGACGAACTCGCCGGCAACCTCAAGGGCAACCTCGCCCTCGCGACCGGTGATCTCGACAACAACGTGCACCCGGGCGGTACCATCCGCTTGGCGAATGCGCTGATCAAGGCCAACAAGCGCTTCGACTTCTTCATCTATCCGGGTGAGCCACACGGGTATCGCGGCACGGGCCCGTACAACCAGCGCATGCTGATGGAGTATTTCGCCGAGCATCTGCTGGGCGATTACTACCGCGGTAACGGCGAGATCAAGTAA
- a CDS encoding metallophosphoesterase codes for MISRRAFLVTAGGMAVTMAGTVGYTFEVEPEWLEVTTAALPIRRLPSSLVGKRLAQLSDIHIGPNVADRYVRRTFDTVRALQPDIVVVSGDLISLHPTQQKHAEAIYAELPRGSLGTFVTFGNHDYGRNWAQPSVAAGLRGALENLGITVLVNEVGVAGGLQLVGLGDLWAGQFRPEEAFARVDPAIAQLAVSHNPDTVDLPGWGNYDGWILAGHTHGGQCKPPFLPPPILPVQNRRYTSGAFELSRGRHMYISRGVGTFLPVRFNVRPEVTVFSLQSAD; via the coding sequence ATGATTTCTCGACGCGCATTCCTGGTGACCGCCGGTGGCATGGCGGTCACCATGGCGGGCACCGTCGGCTACACCTTCGAGGTGGAGCCGGAGTGGCTCGAGGTCACGACGGCGGCGCTGCCGATTCGTCGATTGCCGTCGTCGTTGGTGGGGAAGCGACTCGCGCAGCTTTCCGACATCCACATCGGGCCGAACGTCGCCGACCGCTACGTGAGACGCACGTTCGACACGGTTCGCGCCCTGCAGCCCGACATCGTCGTCGTGAGCGGCGATCTGATCTCGCTGCATCCGACGCAACAAAAGCATGCCGAGGCGATCTACGCGGAACTCCCGCGTGGATCGCTCGGCACCTTCGTGACGTTCGGCAACCACGACTACGGTCGCAATTGGGCACAGCCAAGCGTCGCGGCCGGCCTGCGCGGTGCACTCGAGAATCTCGGCATCACCGTACTCGTGAACGAGGTGGGCGTGGCCGGCGGGCTGCAGCTGGTGGGGCTCGGCGATCTCTGGGCGGGACAGTTCCGCCCGGAAGAGGCCTTTGCACGAGTCGACCCGGCCATCGCGCAGCTGGCGGTGAGTCACAACCCGGACACCGTCGATCTGCCGGGATGGGGTAACTACGACGGCTGGATCCTCGCCGGGCACACCCACGGTGGACAGTGCAAGCCGCCGTTCTTGCCGCCGCCGATCCTTCCCGTGCAGAATCGGCGCTACACCAGCGGCGCTTTCGAACTCTCCCGCGGACGGCACATGTACATCAGCCGAGGAGTGGGAACGTTTCTTCCGGTGCGATTCAATGTCCGGCCGGAAGTCACCGTGTTCTCGCTACAGAGCGCGGACTAG
- a CDS encoding DUF4397 domain-containing protein, with product MRHLTLIALLLSSLALSGCSDGNSVQPGPVGGGSSPTLHVVNGTAATVEVRVDGAVRQAALAPYSISPSISTTVGSRTVQLVATGAFAGTAQVVVQTESGARETVAALPGSGLPLLAVTLPDTGYQVGANRSKLRVVHLAAASPPLTIWRTQPDFQTPISIMTPYAYLATAIVESSAGEWNVRVWPTGNGSWTAAAGAIALTIPAGQLRTVATMDAPGGGVQLKVVEP from the coding sequence ATGCGGCACCTCACCCTGATCGCCCTTCTGCTCTCGTCCCTGGCTCTGTCAGGGTGCAGTGACGGTAATAGCGTGCAACCGGGACCGGTGGGTGGCGGCTCTTCCCCGACCCTCCACGTGGTGAATGGCACGGCCGCCACCGTCGAAGTGCGCGTGGACGGGGCCGTCCGTCAGGCCGCGCTGGCGCCATACTCGATTTCGCCGTCGATCTCGACCACCGTCGGCAGTCGCACCGTGCAGTTGGTTGCCACCGGGGCGTTTGCCGGCACGGCACAGGTGGTTGTGCAGACGGAAAGCGGTGCGCGCGAAACCGTGGCGGCATTGCCCGGCTCGGGCCTGCCGCTGCTCGCGGTGACGCTCCCCGACACCGGCTATCAGGTGGGCGCCAACCGGAGCAAGCTGCGCGTCGTGCATCTGGCGGCGGCGAGCCCACCCCTCACCATCTGGCGTACGCAACCCGACTTCCAGACCCCGATCTCGATCATGACGCCGTATGCCTATCTGGCCACGGCCATCGTGGAGAGCTCGGCGGGTGAATGGAACGTTCGCGTCTGGCCCACGGGCAACGGCTCGTGGACGGCGGCGGCCGGCGCGATCGCACTCACAATCCCCGCTGGACAGCTGCGTACCGTGGCCACCATGGATGCGCCGGGCGGAGGGGTGCAGCTCAAAGTCGTCGAACCCTGA